A genomic window from Camelus ferus isolate YT-003-E chromosome X, BCGSAC_Cfer_1.0, whole genome shotgun sequence includes:
- the ZBTB33 gene encoding transcriptional regulator Kaiso, giving the protein METRKLISATDIQYSGSLLNSLNEQRGHGLFCDVTVIVEDRKFRAHRNILSASSTYFHQLFSVAGQVVELSFIRAEIFAEILNYIYSSKIVRVRSDLLDELIKSGQLLGVKFIAELGVPLSQVKSISGTAQDGNAETLPPGSSDKNLEIQKSKDEAQDNGATIMPIITESFSLSAEDYETKKIIVTDSDDDDDDVIFCSEILPAKETLPSTNAVAQVQPNPGSVAISDVAPCASNSSPPLTNITPTQKLPTSVNQATLSQTQGSEKVLVSSAPTHLTPNIILLNQTPLTTPPNVSSSLPNHMSPSINLLVQNQQPPNSAVLTGNKANEEEEEEIIDDDDDTISSSPDSAVSNTSLVPQADNPPNTTFDGSLIQKMQIPTLLQEPLNNSLKISDIITRNTNDPGLGSKHLMEGQKIITLDTATEIEGLSTGCKVYANIGEDTYDIVIPVKDDPDEGEARLENELPKTSSSETANKRMKVKHDDHYELIVDGRVYYICIVCKRSYVCLTSLRRHFNIHSWEKKYPCRYCEKVFPLAEYRTKHEIHHTGERRYQCLACGKSFINYQFMSSHIKSVHSQDPSGDSKLYRLHPCRSLQIRQYAYLSDRSGTMPVMKDDGVGYKVDAGKEPPVGTTSTPQNKPMTWEDIFIQQENDSIFKQNVTDGSTEFEFIIPESY; this is encoded by the coding sequence ATGGAGACTAGAAAACTGATTTCTGCTACAGACATTCAATACTCTGGCAGTCTGCTGAACTCCTTGAATGAGCAACGTGGCCATGGACTCTTCTGCGATGTCACTGTTATTGTGGAAGACCGAAAATTCCGAGCCCACAGGAACATTCTTTCAGCTTCCAGTACTTACTTCCATCAGCTCTTCTCAGTTGCTGGGCAAGTTGTTGAACTGAGCTTTATAAGAGCAGAGATCTTTGCAGAAATTCTCAATTATATCTATAGTTCTAAAATTGTTCGTGTTAGATCAGATTTACTTGATGAGTTAATTAAATCAGGGCAGTTATTAGGAGTTAAATTTATAGCAGAGCTTGGTGTTCCATTGTCACAGGTTAAAAGCATCTCAGGTACAGCTCAAGATGGTAATGCAGAAACCTTACCTCCTGGTTCTAGTGACAAGAACCttgaaatacaaaaatcaaaagaTGAAGCCCAAGATAATGGGGCTACTATAATGCCTATTATAACAGAGTCTTTTTCCTTATCTGCTGAAGATTATGAGACAAAAAAGATCATTGTTACCGATTcagatgatgatgacgatgacgtCATTTTCTGCTCTGAGATTCTGCCTGCAAAGGAGACTTTACCGAGTACCAATGCAGTGGCACAGGTCCAGCCTAACCCAGGCTCTGTTGCTATTTCAGATGTTGCACCTTGTGCTAGCAATAGCTCTCCCCCTTTAACAAATATCACACCTACTCAGAAACTTCCTACTTCTGTGAATCAGGCAACTCTGAGCCAAACACAAGGAAGTGAAAAAGTGCTGGTATCTTCGGCCCCGACACATCTGACTCCcaatattattttgttaaatcaGACACCACTTACTACACCACCAAATGTCAGTTCTTCACTTCCAAATCATATGTCTCCTTCAATCAATTTACTTGTGCAGAATCAGCAGCCACCAAACAGTGCTGTTTTAACAGGAAACAAGGCcaatgaagaggaagaggaggaaattatagatgatgatgatgacactaTTAGCTCCAGTCCAGATTCAGCGGTCAGTAATACCTCTTTGGTCCCACAGGCTGATAACCCCCCAAATACCACTTTTGATGGATCATTGATACAGAAGATGCAAATTCCTACACTTCTGCAAGAGCCACttaacaattctttaaaaatttcagatataATTACTAGAAACACTAATGATCCAGGTTTAGGATCAAAACATCTAATGGAGGGTCAGAAGATCATTACTTTAGATACAGCTACTGAAATCGAAGGCTTGTCGACGGGTTGCAAGGTTTATGCAAATATCGGTGAAGATACTTATGATATAGTGATCCCTGTCAAAGATGACCCTGACGAAGGGGAGGCCAGACTTGAGAATGAGCTACCAAAAACATCTAGCAGTGAGACGGCAAATAAACGTATGAAAGTAAAACACGATGATCACTATGAGTTAATAGTAGATGGAAGGGtctattatatatgtattgtatgCAAAAGGTCCTATGTCTGTCTGACAAGCTTGCGGAGACATTTTAACATTCATTCTTGGGAGAAGAAGTATCCTTGCCGTTACTGTGAGAAGGTATTTCCTCTTGCAGAATATCGCACAAAGCATGAAATTCATCACACAGGGGAGCGAAGGTATCAATGTTTGGCCTGTGGCAAATCTTTCATCAACTATCAGTTTATGTCTTCACACATAAAGTCAGTTCATAGTCAAGATCCTTCTGGAGACTCGAAGCTTTATCGTTTACATCCGTGCAGGTCTTTACAGATCAGACAATATGCATACCTTTCTGATAGGTCAGGCACTATGCCTGTGATGAAGGATGATGGTGTTGGGTATAAGGTTGATGCTGGGAAAGAACCTCCAGTAGGGACCACATCTACTCCTCAGAACAAGCCAATGACCTGGGAAGATATTTTTATTCAGCAGGAAAATGATTCAATTTTTAAACAGAATGTAACAGATGGCAGTACTGAGTTTGAATTTATAATACCAGAATCTTACTGa